The Planctellipticum variicoloris DNA window GGGACGAGTCTCCCTGACCGACGGCAATCAGTACTTCAACCGCCCCGGTCCGCGTGTCGTCGAATCCGCAGAGATTCTCTGCGAGCTCCTTTACGGCGACGCCGCCAGCTACGGCCACCGCGGGACGGGGTGGATTCCTTTCGTTTCGGCCGAGGAGGCCCTCGTATGAGCGCGCTCGAAATCGACTGCCGGACGGTCAAGCAACGGCTCGATGACAAAGCGGACTTTCTGCTCCTCGACTGCCGGGAATCCACCGAGTACGCGACGGCTCGTATCGAGGGCTCGGTGCTGATCCCCATGAGCGAAATCACGGATCGCGTTCAGGAGATCGAAGCCTGGCGCAGCAAGCCGATCGTCGTCCACTGCCACCACGGCGGCCGCAGCCTGCGGGTCACCCTGTGGCTCCGCAGTCAGGGCTTCACGGACGTGCTCAACCTCACCGGCGGCATCGACGAATGGTCCCAGCAGATCGATTCGACGGTGCCGCGGTATTGACCGGCACGCTCCGAAAACGGAAAGAAAGAGTTTTACCGCGGAGGCGCGGAGGACGCGGAGAAAGGCGGGAGAAGAGTTCAACCACAGATCGCACGAATGAACGCGAATGAGTGCGAGGCATTGAAAGTGCTGACGTCGCTGGCAATGGAAACCGTTGAGCGACTTCCGCCGTCAGCGAAATCTGGAGTTTGACGATCACGTGACGCTGGAATGAGCCTTGGTGGCCGAAGACCACCAGGGCCACACGGCCTGTCGACTACTTACCTTCGACCGGCACGAACACGACGGCGTCGAGCACAACGTAGCCCGGTGCGTCATTCGAAACCGTGACGCTGGTCTGCTTCCCCGCCGGGCATGCAAACGTTCCCAGCACCGCGTAGCCGGGCGTTTTGGATGTCTCGCGCTGATTGACGAACACTGAC harbors:
- a CDS encoding rhodanese-like domain-containing protein; its protein translation is MSALEIDCRTVKQRLDDKADFLLLDCRESTEYATARIEGSVLIPMSEITDRVQEIEAWRSKPIVVHCHHGGRSLRVTLWLRSQGFTDVLNLTGGIDEWSQQIDSTVPRY